In Lactococcus paracarnosus, a genomic segment contains:
- a CDS encoding bacterial Ig-like domain-containing protein: MNKKISLAPIVVFFSLLFAVQPVQAEVKSQEITSLEEPTWVFKTGMSRAKYHDRQDLGVILNAGATIKIRKSSNADGYKSLSLWFLANDRKLEQSVTVTNDWQTVTTTSSVVPFINTPYGEKNAEIEYEIEGASTQLPIYDQKNSEAAFFSDWDASNAGFGLIKSDKFQLLIPSAEKSNAKKLSDFTSLADYMSYQDSIINYYDGLMGLTASDGINKTPENRFFLKADGGAGSGVGAYYGGNYSANGDPTVVNMWMTKWNWGTLHELGHAYQPAYGNKGMYTGEVANNLLAVLFTYEHRGKADGDKKSWLYNYNKKQAVEASLYDALINNEQGYAGVDLRRRLILLTDLTQSVGKENWTKLNVFYREAINNGDTAIQNLSLPDLFTLYYSSQTKKDYSPVFNKWGLSLTASRQPTINRGNDYPGVVSLIDVVPKSNLDAAVSFLSDKLLIDSQFALITNQDIAGLQLPGGALSIHLKIDEFDQLKGKTLQLKNGPEIVKEVRIDSPDLLVENLKNGIYTIAFPETAKRYTISNYYGYVRDAQNETTVSFTELVGSQLFDEVIAFKGIQYDFAYLKTELQRQKMTVDVFLERPHLYYAGELYASIQVFDEAGKQIYEKMIEGTNVQKEKIELPLKEGYQIKIFHAETKNRLRGSTAGLINLATKTNVLLLKNGHLVNQDGTSSETIAVDKILTAIADLKVDASLSDLKRSPEKDQIIVAILALPQVDRDKLLVDHQDFLNLKPGQMTIHYLDDKGMVISPPDFQAGRFGETIKLQAKAISGYALLEEIPEVDLAYQLNPTSHTFIYKKRSDPILPKNKLLLKDVVLIQGEIWDPEMHIAELIKDSEAYTFADAVKSGALTYIPKCLDTSKVGTYTVTYSYEGVSSTAQVTVKASKASIDVKDSKIKVGDSWAAVDNFISATDSRGKVVEFDIKMVSGSVDTTKVGVYDIKYSHGSAVKRITVTVEEKTSSEKTPATPAAPETPVTPEIPALLETPLKPQNTATQAIAKEKKQLKRLPKTGEQKTYLAVILGLLLVVVSLYCINHKYKASD, translated from the coding sequence ATGAACAAAAAAATAAGTTTAGCACCTATCGTCGTTTTTTTTAGCCTACTTTTTGCAGTTCAACCTGTACAAGCAGAAGTTAAATCCCAAGAAATTACGAGTTTAGAAGAACCTACATGGGTATTTAAGACGGGGATGTCACGTGCAAAGTACCATGATCGTCAAGATTTAGGTGTGATCTTAAACGCAGGTGCGACGATAAAGATTAGAAAATCAAGTAATGCAGATGGCTATAAAAGCTTATCACTTTGGTTCTTGGCAAATGATAGAAAATTAGAGCAGAGCGTTACGGTCACAAATGATTGGCAGACTGTCACAACGACATCTAGTGTTGTCCCCTTTATCAATACACCTTATGGGGAAAAAAATGCAGAGATTGAGTATGAAATCGAGGGGGCATCTACTCAGCTACCTATTTATGATCAAAAAAACAGTGAAGCGGCATTCTTTTCAGATTGGGATGCTAGTAATGCAGGATTTGGCCTGATTAAAAGTGATAAATTTCAACTCCTCATACCTAGTGCTGAAAAAAGTAATGCAAAAAAATTATCAGATTTCACTTCATTAGCGGATTATATGAGTTATCAAGACAGCATCATCAACTATTATGATGGGTTGATGGGATTGACAGCTTCAGATGGGATTAATAAAACGCCAGAAAATCGTTTTTTCCTGAAAGCAGATGGTGGTGCTGGTTCTGGAGTAGGCGCCTATTATGGTGGTAATTATTCGGCAAATGGAGACCCAACCGTCGTCAACATGTGGATGACCAAATGGAACTGGGGGACCTTACATGAGCTGGGTCATGCCTACCAGCCAGCTTACGGGAATAAAGGCATGTATACTGGCGAAGTAGCTAACAATCTTTTAGCTGTGCTATTCACATACGAGCACAGAGGAAAAGCTGATGGAGATAAAAAGTCATGGCTGTATAACTATAATAAGAAACAGGCTGTTGAGGCGTCTTTATATGATGCGCTGATAAATAATGAACAAGGCTATGCCGGTGTTGATTTACGACGCCGTTTGATTTTACTAACAGATTTAACACAAAGCGTTGGGAAAGAGAACTGGACCAAGTTAAATGTTTTTTACAGAGAAGCAATCAATAATGGTGACACAGCGATTCAAAATTTGTCACTTCCTGATTTATTTACTTTATACTATAGCAGTCAAACGAAAAAAGATTATAGCCCAGTTTTTAATAAATGGGGGTTATCATTGACTGCTTCAAGACAACCTACGATAAACCGAGGAAATGACTATCCAGGTGTTGTTTCTTTGATCGATGTTGTGCCTAAATCAAATCTAGACGCTGCGGTCAGTTTTTTGAGCGATAAGTTATTGATAGATTCTCAGTTTGCTTTGATAACTAATCAAGATATAGCAGGGCTGCAGCTGCCAGGTGGGGCGCTGAGTATTCATCTGAAAATTGATGAGTTTGACCAATTAAAAGGCAAGACATTACAATTGAAAAATGGGCCAGAAATCGTAAAAGAAGTCAGGATTGATTCACCTGATTTGCTGGTAGAAAATCTGAAAAATGGGATTTACACGATAGCTTTTCCAGAAACAGCAAAACGGTACACAATCAGTAATTACTATGGCTATGTACGGGATGCGCAAAATGAGACAACTGTTAGCTTCACGGAGCTAGTGGGTAGTCAATTATTTGATGAAGTAATTGCTTTTAAAGGGATACAGTATGATTTTGCTTACTTGAAAACTGAATTACAAAGACAAAAGATGACTGTTGATGTCTTTTTGGAGCGACCGCATCTTTATTATGCTGGCGAACTTTATGCGTCCATACAAGTCTTTGATGAAGCAGGTAAACAGATTTATGAAAAGATGATAGAGGGCACGAACGTCCAAAAAGAGAAAATAGAGTTACCATTAAAAGAAGGCTATCAAATTAAAATTTTTCATGCTGAAACAAAAAATCGATTACGTGGCTCAACTGCTGGCTTAATCAACCTAGCAACTAAGACGAATGTACTTCTGCTTAAAAATGGTCATTTAGTTAATCAAGATGGGACGTCATCAGAAACAATCGCAGTGGATAAAATTTTGACTGCAATTGCAGATTTGAAGGTTGATGCTAGTCTAAGTGACTTAAAAAGGTCACCTGAAAAGGATCAGATTATTGTGGCGATACTAGCTTTACCGCAAGTAGATCGAGATAAATTATTAGTGGACCACCAAGATTTTCTAAATCTAAAACCTGGTCAGATGACGATTCATTATCTTGATGACAAAGGTATGGTGATCTCTCCACCAGATTTTCAAGCAGGGCGTTTTGGTGAAACTATAAAACTTCAAGCTAAAGCGATATCGGGTTATGCATTATTAGAAGAGATACCAGAGGTTGACCTAGCCTATCAACTTAATCCAACCAGTCATACCTTTATTTATAAAAAGCGATCTGACCCAATTCTCCCTAAAAATAAATTATTATTAAAGGATGTTGTTTTAATACAAGGGGAAATATGGGATCCTGAAATGCATATCGCCGAGTTGATAAAAGATAGCGAGGCCTATACATTTGCTGATGCTGTCAAGTCTGGGGCGTTAACCTATATACCTAAATGTCTAGATACTAGCAAAGTGGGCACCTACACAGTAACCTACAGCTATGAAGGAGTGAGTAGTACAGCTCAAGTGACAGTCAAAGCAAGTAAAGCATCAATTGATGTTAAGGATTCAAAGATTAAGGTTGGAGATAGTTGGGCAGCAGTTGACAACTTTATATCAGCAACAGATAGTCGTGGTAAAGTAGTTGAGTTTGATATTAAAATGGTCAGTGGATCTGTTGACACCACTAAAGTTGGTGTGTATGACATCAAGTATAGCCATGGTAGTGCGGTAAAAAGAATTACGGTAACAGTTGAAGAGAAAACGTCATCTGAAAAAACGCCAGCAACACCAGCAGCACCAGAAACACCCGTAACACCAGAAATACCAGCGCTACTGGAAACACCGTTAAAACCCCAAAATACAGCTACTCAAGCTATTGCTAAAGAAAAGAAACAGCTTAAACGCTTGCCTAAAACAGGGGAGCAGAAAACTTACCTAGCAGTGATACTAGGGTTGCTACTTGTCGTGGTTAGCCTATACTGCATTAATC
- the sufB gene encoding Fe-S cluster assembly protein SufB — protein MAEDIIKPNIEEVDLGDYQFGFHDDVTPIYSTGRGLTEQVVRDISASKQEPEWMLDFRLKALEAYHRIPLPKWGPDLSQVNFDDIIYFQKASDKPARSWDDVPEKIKETFERIGIPEAERAYLAGASAQYESEVVYHNMKDEFTKLGIVFTDTDSALKEYPEIFKKYFAKLVPPTDNKLAALNSAVWSGGTFIYVPKGIKVDIPLQTYFRINNENTGQFERTLIVVDEGASVHYVEGCTAPTYNSNSLHAAVVEIFALDGAYVRYSTIQNWSDNVYNLVTKRARALSNATVEWIDGNLGAAITMKYPAVYLDGPGARGTMLSIAFANRSQVQDTGAKMIHNAPNTSSSIVSKSIAKGGGEVNYRGQVTFNAASKKSVSHIECDTIIMDDQSKSDTIPFNEIHNSQVALEHEAKVSKISEEQLYYLMSRGLSESEATEMIVMGFVEPFTKELPMEYAVELNRLISYEMEGSVG, from the coding sequence ATGGCAGAAGATATAATTAAACCAAATATTGAAGAAGTTGACTTAGGCGATTACCAGTTTGGTTTTCACGATGACGTGACGCCTATCTATTCAACTGGTCGCGGATTAACTGAACAAGTCGTAAGAGATATTTCAGCATCTAAACAAGAACCAGAATGGATGCTAGATTTCCGCTTGAAAGCACTTGAAGCTTACCACAGAATCCCACTACCTAAATGGGGACCAGATTTATCACAAGTTAATTTTGATGATATCATTTATTTTCAAAAAGCGTCAGATAAACCAGCCCGTTCATGGGATGATGTGCCTGAAAAAATCAAGGAAACCTTTGAACGTATCGGGATTCCAGAAGCTGAACGTGCTTATTTAGCCGGTGCTTCTGCCCAATATGAGTCAGAAGTCGTTTATCATAACATGAAAGACGAATTCACAAAACTGGGGATTGTCTTTACAGATACAGACTCAGCTTTGAAGGAATATCCTGAAATTTTCAAGAAGTATTTTGCGAAACTTGTACCACCAACTGATAACAAATTAGCTGCTTTAAACTCAGCTGTTTGGTCAGGTGGGACCTTTATCTATGTACCAAAAGGTATCAAAGTCGATATTCCTTTGCAAACCTATTTCCGGATCAACAATGAAAATACGGGTCAGTTTGAACGGACTTTGATCGTTGTTGACGAAGGTGCCAGTGTGCATTATGTTGAGGGCTGTACAGCACCAACCTATAACAGTAATTCACTCCATGCTGCCGTTGTTGAGATATTTGCCCTTGATGGTGCTTATGTCCGTTACTCAACTATCCAAAACTGGTCTGATAACGTCTATAACTTGGTAACAAAACGTGCCCGTGCATTGTCAAATGCCACAGTAGAGTGGATCGATGGTAACTTAGGTGCAGCCATTACCATGAAATACCCAGCGGTTTACTTAGATGGCCCTGGTGCCCGTGGTACCATGCTTTCTATCGCCTTTGCTAACCGCTCACAAGTACAAGATACAGGTGCTAAAATGATCCATAATGCACCAAATACCTCTAGCTCGATCGTCTCTAAATCGATTGCTAAAGGTGGTGGTGAAGTCAACTACCGTGGTCAGGTGACATTTAATGCAGCCAGCAAAAAATCTGTCAGCCACATCGAGTGTGATACGATCATTATGGATGACCAGTCTAAATCAGACACGATTCCGTTTAATGAAATTCACAACTCACAAGTTGCCCTCGAGCATGAGGCAAAAGTATCTAAAATCTCTGAGGAACAACTTTACTACCTCATGAGCCGTGGCCTCAGTGAATCTGAAGCAACAGAAATGATCGTCATGGGATTCGTAGAACCCTTTACCAAAGAACTCCCAATGGAATATGCAGTTGAGCTTAACCGCTTGATTTCGTATGAAATGGAAGGTTCAGTGGGTTAA
- the sufU gene encoding Fe-S cluster assembly sulfur transfer protein SufU, with amino-acid sequence MALSKLDNLYRQVILDHSSRPHHYGELHGGETVDLNNPTCGDVIKLTMQVDDDHITDIAFNGSGCSISTASASLMTDAVIGKTKAEALELADIFSKMVQGEVDTRQKKLGDVTLLSGVAKFPQRIKCATLAWHALEKAVESENDSAAIGHLSGH; translated from the coding sequence ATGGCACTATCTAAACTTGATAACCTCTATCGTCAAGTGATTCTTGATCATTCTAGCCGACCACATCACTACGGTGAATTACATGGTGGTGAGACAGTTGACCTCAATAACCCAACCTGCGGAGATGTCATTAAACTGACCATGCAGGTGGATGATGATCATATCACAGACATCGCCTTTAATGGCTCTGGATGTAGTATTTCAACAGCCTCAGCGTCCCTCATGACCGATGCAGTCATCGGTAAAACAAAGGCAGAAGCCCTTGAATTAGCAGATATCTTCTCAAAAATGGTACAAGGTGAAGTTGACACGCGTCAAAAGAAATTAGGTGATGTGACCCTCTTATCGGGTGTGGCTAAATTTCCACAACGTATCAAGTGTGCGACATTAGCATGGCATGCTTTAGAGAAAGCTGTTGAAAGCGAAAATGATAGTGCGGCCATTGGCCACCTGTCAGGACATTAA
- the sufD gene encoding Fe-S cluster assembly protein SufD — MTKENIIAFSQAHAEPEWLQARRKAAFDKISELNLPLIQRVKLDRWNFGNHTVSDSVATPNVVDFTNLGDNPKLIQVGTTTVFEQLSPELVNKGVVFTDFYSALEEIPEVIEQYFGSALAFDEDKLTAYHTAYFNSAAVLYIPDNVEVDVPIQGLFYQNSDEAVEFNKHVLLVAGKHSKVSYLERFESLGNGSEKSTANIAVEVVALEGSQVKFSAIDRLGSNLTTFISRRGRLQKNATIDWNLGVMNEGNVIADFDSDLVGEGSHAELKAVAISSGKQIQGIDTRVTNYAPHSIGHILQHGVILEAGTLTFNGIGHIIRGAKGADAQQESRVLMLSDKARSDANPILLIDENDVTAGHAASIGQVDPEDMYYLMSRGIDKDTAERLVVRGFLGAVIGEIPVKEVRQEMIDVIESKLDKR; from the coding sequence ATGACGAAAGAAAATATTATCGCTTTTTCACAAGCGCATGCGGAACCAGAATGGTTACAAGCACGCCGGAAAGCGGCATTTGATAAAATTAGTGAATTAAACCTTCCCTTGATTCAACGTGTGAAATTAGACCGTTGGAACTTTGGTAATCACACTGTTAGCGATTCTGTTGCAACACCAAACGTCGTTGACTTTACAAACTTAGGGGATAATCCTAAGTTAATCCAAGTCGGGACGACGACTGTCTTTGAACAACTCTCACCAGAGTTAGTTAACAAAGGTGTTGTGTTCACAGATTTCTATTCAGCTTTAGAAGAAATTCCAGAAGTGATTGAACAGTATTTTGGTAGTGCTTTAGCCTTTGATGAAGATAAACTAACAGCCTACCATACTGCTTACTTTAACTCTGCAGCAGTCTTATATATACCAGATAATGTAGAAGTCGATGTACCGATTCAAGGTCTCTTCTACCAAAACTCAGATGAAGCGGTTGAATTTAACAAACATGTCTTGCTTGTTGCAGGTAAACATTCAAAAGTCTCTTACTTAGAGCGTTTTGAAAGTCTTGGCAATGGCAGCGAAAAAAGCACAGCTAATATCGCGGTTGAAGTGGTCGCCCTTGAAGGCTCACAAGTTAAGTTCTCAGCCATTGACCGCTTAGGCAGTAATTTAACAACCTTCATCAGCCGTCGTGGTCGTTTGCAAAAAAATGCAACGATTGACTGGAATCTTGGCGTGATGAACGAAGGTAATGTTATCGCAGATTTCGATAGCGACTTGGTCGGAGAAGGTAGCCATGCTGAACTTAAAGCAGTGGCGATTTCATCTGGTAAACAAATCCAAGGTATCGATACACGTGTGACCAACTATGCGCCACATTCTATCGGACATATCCTACAACATGGCGTTATTTTAGAAGCTGGTACCTTGACATTTAACGGTATTGGCCACATCATCCGTGGTGCAAAAGGTGCAGATGCACAACAAGAGTCACGTGTCTTGATGTTATCAGACAAAGCACGTTCAGATGCCAACCCAATCTTGTTAATTGATGAGAATGATGTAACAGCTGGTCATGCTGCCTCTATCGGTCAAGTTGACCCAGAAGATATGTACTATCTGATGAGTCGTGGTATCGACAAAGATACTGCAGAACGCTTAGTTGTTCGTGGCTTCTTAGGCGCAGTTATCGGTGAAATTCCAGTTAAAGAAGTCCGTCAAGAAATGATTGACGTGATCGAAAGTAAATTAGACAAACGTTAA
- the sufC gene encoding Fe-S cluster assembly ATPase SufC, whose amino-acid sequence MSILEIKDLHVRVEEKEILKGVNLTINTNEIHAIMGPNGTGKSTLSAAIMGNPNFEVTQGEVLLDGLNILDLDVDERARMGLFLAMQYPSEIPGITNAEFMRAAMNAGREDDDKIGVMDFLNKLDEKMALLNMHEDMAERYLNEGFSGGEKKRNEILQLLMLEPKFGILDEIDSGLDIDALKVVSKGINAIRGENFGALIITHYQRLLNYITPDVVHVMMEGRVVMTGGPELAARLESEGYHGIAKELNIEYKEEA is encoded by the coding sequence ATGTCTATATTAGAAATTAAAGATTTACACGTTCGTGTTGAGGAAAAAGAAATTCTCAAAGGTGTAAACTTAACCATAAATACTAACGAAATACATGCAATTATGGGACCAAATGGTACAGGGAAATCAACACTCTCTGCTGCGATTATGGGTAACCCAAATTTTGAAGTGACACAAGGCGAAGTCTTGTTAGATGGCTTAAATATTTTAGACTTGGATGTCGACGAACGTGCGCGTATGGGCCTTTTCTTGGCTATGCAATATCCGAGTGAAATCCCAGGTATCACCAATGCTGAATTCATGCGTGCAGCGATGAATGCTGGACGTGAAGATGACGATAAAATCGGTGTCATGGATTTCTTGAACAAACTCGATGAAAAAATGGCTTTGCTTAACATGCATGAAGATATGGCTGAACGTTACCTAAACGAAGGCTTTTCTGGCGGTGAGAAAAAACGTAACGAAATCTTGCAACTCTTGATGCTTGAACCAAAATTCGGTATCCTAGATGAAATCGACTCAGGTCTTGATATTGATGCCCTAAAAGTTGTTTCAAAAGGGATCAACGCGATTCGTGGCGAAAACTTTGGTGCGCTCATTATTACCCATTACCAACGTCTACTTAACTACATTACACCTGATGTTGTCCATGTGATGATGGAAGGTCGTGTTGTGATGACAGGCGGTCCTGAACTTGCAGCCCGTCTAGAGTCTGAAGGCTACCATGGTATTGCAAAAGAGCTTAATATCGAGTATAAAGAAGAAGCTTAA
- the tgt gene encoding tRNA guanosine(34) transglycosylase Tgt yields the protein MTQNKQALTFDIKRQIPNTLARSGTISTPHGDIQTPAYIGAATAATMKTLTNAEIDALGAQSILSNTYHLMLRPGADLMEKAGGIHKFMNYHKPMYTDSGGFQVYSLGMAYKKGLDATSHTTKGSSENAVMSADQLTKVDKEGVWFKSHLNGDKIFMTPEYSMELQHQIAADVHMAFDELTSPLSGREQIKSALDTTHAWAERSLRRHVALNAVHAEKGENQQALFGVVQGAREEDFRYESAGFLGGLTLETGEQFDGFGIGGTFQPEELPDVLTWINETLPEGKPRHLLGMGAQPADLFLGVEFGCDTFDCVAPTRQGRNGAIFTYDGRINITNKRFEDDFTPIDSECDCYTCLNHTKAYIRHLFKANEVTGMVLASIHNERFVVKTVEDIRQKLNESDAAFWAYKRDFLVRYYGQERAQDFLYTSPKDWQ from the coding sequence ATGACACAAAACAAACAAGCACTAACCTTTGATATCAAACGTCAAATACCCAATACTTTAGCCAGAAGTGGCACGATTTCGACGCCTCATGGTGACATTCAAACACCAGCTTATATCGGTGCCGCTACGGCCGCAACTATGAAAACCCTGACCAATGCTGAGATTGATGCACTTGGTGCCCAATCTATCTTATCGAATACCTACCATCTGATGTTAAGACCTGGTGCAGATTTGATGGAAAAAGCGGGTGGTATCCACAAGTTTATGAACTATCATAAACCCATGTATACCGATTCAGGTGGCTTTCAAGTCTATTCACTTGGCATGGCTTATAAAAAAGGCCTAGATGCGACCAGTCATACGACAAAAGGCTCATCTGAGAATGCTGTCATGAGTGCTGATCAGCTGACTAAAGTAGATAAAGAAGGCGTGTGGTTTAAGAGTCATCTTAACGGCGATAAAATTTTTATGACACCTGAGTACTCGATGGAATTACAACATCAGATTGCTGCAGATGTTCATATGGCATTTGACGAGTTAACATCACCTTTGTCTGGACGTGAGCAGATCAAGTCTGCACTTGACACGACACATGCTTGGGCAGAACGCTCACTCCGTCGCCATGTTGCACTAAATGCTGTCCATGCTGAAAAAGGGGAGAACCAACAAGCCTTATTTGGCGTCGTGCAAGGTGCCCGAGAAGAAGACTTCCGCTATGAAAGTGCGGGCTTCTTAGGTGGGTTGACACTTGAAACTGGCGAGCAGTTCGACGGTTTTGGTATCGGTGGTACCTTCCAACCAGAAGAGTTGCCAGATGTCTTGACTTGGATAAATGAAACCTTACCTGAAGGTAAGCCCCGTCATCTACTAGGTATGGGTGCACAACCGGCAGACCTATTCTTAGGTGTTGAGTTTGGTTGTGATACCTTTGACTGTGTTGCACCAACACGCCAAGGCCGAAATGGTGCGATTTTCACTTATGATGGTCGTATCAATATCACGAATAAACGATTTGAAGATGATTTCACGCCTATCGATAGCGAATGTGATTGTTATACCTGTTTGAACCATACCAAAGCCTACATCCGTCATTTGTTTAAGGCAAATGAAGTAACAGGTATGGTGCTTGCAAGTATCCATAATGAACGATTTGTTGTCAAAACGGTAGAAGATATCCGTCAAAAATTAAACGAATCAGACGCTGCCTTCTGGGCTTATAAACGTGACTTCCTTGTTAGATATTATGGACAAGAACGTGCACAAGATTTCCTCTATACCAGTCCAAAAGACTGGCAATGA
- a CDS encoding MBL fold metallo-hydrolase, protein MIQVKQIITGPLKENCYLIYNDHAVLIVDPGDNADVIKEEISRTQAKPIAVLLTHAHHDHIGALEAVRSQYKVPVYISPIEQSWLTNPVLNLSGLPRNKEIADVICRPAEYEFEKYQTYTLGDMTFKVVPTPGHSPGSMSFIFDDFVITGDALFSGSIGITDLPFGDKEVLLNGIKTELFTLPEQFRVFPGHREATTIGKEKDTNPFFN, encoded by the coding sequence ATGATACAAGTAAAACAGATTATTACAGGCCCTTTAAAAGAAAACTGTTATCTTATCTATAATGATCATGCAGTGTTAATCGTTGATCCTGGGGATAATGCCGATGTCATCAAAGAAGAAATCAGTCGGACACAAGCAAAACCGATAGCTGTCTTACTGACGCATGCGCATCATGATCACATAGGGGCCTTAGAGGCAGTTCGTAGTCAGTATAAGGTGCCCGTATATATCAGTCCAATCGAACAAAGTTGGTTAACAAATCCGGTATTGAATTTATCTGGATTACCCAGAAATAAGGAAATTGCCGATGTTATTTGCCGTCCTGCTGAATATGAATTTGAAAAGTATCAAACGTACACCTTAGGGGATATGACTTTCAAGGTTGTTCCGACACCTGGTCATTCTCCCGGTAGCATGAGCTTTATATTTGATGACTTTGTCATCACGGGAGATGCACTATTCAGTGGCAGTATCGGCATAACTGATCTCCCTTTTGGAGATAAAGAAGTCTTGCTAAATGGGATCAAGACAGAACTTTTCACATTACCTGAGCAATTCAGAGTTTTTCCAGGACACCGGGAAGCAACAACGATAGGGAAAGAAAAAGATACAAATCCTTTTTTTAATTAA
- a CDS encoding cysteine desulfurase, with product MSLEIEKIRRDFQILDQIVNDEPLVYLDSAATTQKPKQVLDVMRRYYEQDNANVHRGVHTLAERATADYEASRDKVRAFLNANSRKEILFTRGTTTGLNWVAKFAEQLLQPGDEVVISIMEHHSNIIPWQQAVAKTGAVLKFVYLKDGELDMADLEAKITDQTKFVSITHVSNVLGVINPVKEIGQIAHRHGAFMVVDGAQSAPHMQIDVLDLDCDFFTLSGHKMAGPTGIGVLYGKADLLNQMNPIEFGGEMIDFVYEQTATWKELPWKFEAGTPNIAGSIGLGAAIDYLTEIGLADIHQHEQDLINYVMPKLREIDGLTIYGPVDNNRRGGVIAFNIDGLHPHDVATALDMEGVAVRAGHHCAQPLINYLEVPATARASFYLYNTFADCDKLVEAIKLTKEFFKHGTI from the coding sequence ATGAGCCTAGAGATAGAAAAAATTAGACGTGACTTTCAGATTTTAGACCAAATCGTTAATGATGAACCCCTGGTTTATCTCGATAGTGCCGCAACCACACAAAAGCCTAAACAGGTGCTTGATGTCATGCGTCGCTATTATGAACAAGATAATGCGAATGTCCACCGTGGGGTACATACTCTGGCTGAACGGGCAACGGCTGACTATGAAGCAAGTCGTGATAAAGTACGTGCTTTCCTCAATGCCAACTCTCGTAAGGAAATTTTGTTTACAAGAGGCACAACAACTGGCTTGAACTGGGTCGCAAAATTTGCGGAACAGTTACTACAACCAGGTGATGAGGTCGTTATCTCGATCATGGAACACCATTCAAACATCATCCCTTGGCAACAGGCAGTCGCTAAAACAGGCGCTGTTTTGAAATTTGTCTATCTAAAAGATGGTGAATTGGATATGGCTGACCTTGAAGCCAAAATAACAGATCAGACAAAATTTGTCAGTATCACGCATGTCTCAAATGTGCTAGGTGTCATTAATCCAGTTAAGGAAATTGGTCAGATTGCCCATCGTCATGGCGCATTCATGGTCGTTGATGGTGCCCAATCAGCTCCCCACATGCAAATCGATGTCTTAGATTTAGACTGTGATTTCTTCACCTTATCTGGTCACAAGATGGCTGGACCAACTGGTATCGGTGTTTTATATGGCAAGGCAGATCTGCTTAACCAGATGAATCCGATCGAATTTGGCGGTGAGATGATCGATTTTGTCTATGAACAAACAGCGACTTGGAAGGAACTGCCTTGGAAATTTGAAGCAGGAACACCGAATATCGCGGGATCTATCGGTCTTGGGGCAGCAATAGATTACTTGACTGAAATCGGCTTGGCTGATATTCATCAACACGAACAAGACTTGATTAACTATGTCATGCCAAAATTGCGTGAGATTGATGGTCTAACGATTTATGGACCCGTTGATAATAACCGACGTGGTGGTGTTATTGCCTTTAATATCGATGGTTTGCACCCACATGATGTGGCGACAGCCCTTGATATGGAAGGGGTCGCTGTTCGTGCAGGACACCATTGTGCACAGCCTTTAATTAACTATTTAGAGGTCCCAGCGACAGCACGCGCAAGTTTCTATCTCTATAATACCTTTGCTGACTGTGATAAGTTAGTAGAAGCGATTAAATTAACCAAGGAGTTTTTCAAACATGGCACTATCTAA
- the gloA gene encoding lactoylglutathione lyase → MKMAHTCVRVKNLAASLEFYSKSFGFEESSRRDFPEYKFTLVYLTLPGDDYELELTYNYDSEGYELGNGYGHIAISTDDLEGLHQTHKAAGFDVTDLKNLPGEPPAYYFITDPDGYKVEVIR, encoded by the coding sequence ATGAAAATGGCACATACCTGTGTAAGAGTCAAAAATTTAGCCGCTTCTCTTGAATTCTATAGTAAATCATTTGGTTTTGAAGAAAGTAGTCGCAGAGATTTTCCAGAATATAAATTTACCTTAGTTTATTTAACACTACCAGGAGATGACTATGAACTAGAGTTAACTTATAACTATGATTCAGAAGGCTATGAGTTAGGAAATGGTTACGGTCATATTGCGATCTCTACTGATGATCTTGAGGGATTACATCAAACGCATAAAGCAGCGGGCTTTGACGTGACTGACTTGAAAAATTTACCTGGTGAGCCACCAGCATATTATTTTATTACGGATCCGGATGGCTACAAAGTTGAAGTCATTAGATAA